GGCCGGCCATGTCGACCGGCGAGACCTCGTCGGGCAGCGAGACGAGGTTGTGATCGGCGGCCGGGACGTGGACCTCTTCGGCGAACGCGCCCTGTACCATCGGGACGAACCCGAGCGGCATGACGTTCTCGCAGACGTTCGCGTGGCCGTTCCGACAGTGCCGACAGCTCCCGTCGCCGAGGTTGAACGGGATCGCCACCCGGTCGCCCTCGCGCACGGTATCGACGTCCTCACCCACCTCGACCACCGTCCCCGCGGGCTCGTGGCCGAATATCTGTCCGGGCTGCGATTCGAGGCCGAGCCAGCCCCAGTCGCCCTGCCAGCCGTGCCAGTCCGACCGACAGATCCCACAGGCTTCGACGTCCACCACGACGCCGTCGGGCTCCACACCGGGTCGGTCGACCTCCTCGATCGACAGCGGCTCTCCGTGTTCCTCGAGGACTGCTGCGCGCATGGGCGAGGACACGGCGAGAACCGTGATAAAACGGCGGGCGATCGGTCGGGCCACATCGGCCGAGAGCCGTGTGTATCGTCGTCCCGTTTTCCTACCTTCCAGATAGAGTTATCATCCCATAGAGCGATACTACGTCCCGAAGACGTCTCTCCGCGGTCAGCGCCACGCCGGCCGCGGAGAGGGTTCTCTCAGTGGAGCTACCGAATGGGTACGGAGACATCTGACATCATCGAGACGAACGGCACCGACGGGACGTACTCCTCCGAACGCGTCGAGCGGGCGACGTTCGGGCTGGAAGCGAACGTCGCGGGCGCGTGTAGCTACCTCTTCGGCTTCGTCACCGGGCTCGTCTTCTTGCTCGCGGAGGACGAGAACGAGTTCGTGCGTTTTCACGCCGCACAGAGCGTGATCGCCTCGGGGGCGATCTTCGGGCTGAGCGTCCTGCTCGGCCTCCTGCCGCTGTTCCTCGGCGTCACCCCGGTCGTCGGGTGGCTGGTCGCGCTCGGGGCCGATCTCCTCTCGCTGCTGCTCGTCCCGGTCGCACTCGTGCTCTGGATCGTCCTGCTCGTGAAG
This region of Halalkalicoccus sp. CGA53 genomic DNA includes:
- a CDS encoding DUF4870 domain-containing protein — protein: MGTETSDIIETNGTDGTYSSERVERATFGLEANVAGACSYLFGFVTGLVFLLAEDENEFVRFHAAQSVIASGAIFGLSVLLGLLPLFLGVTPVVGWLVALGADLLSLLLVPVALVLWIVLLVKAYRGERFGLPVVGDLARRYA